A region of Drosophila mauritiana strain mau12 chromosome 3L, ASM438214v1, whole genome shotgun sequence DNA encodes the following proteins:
- the LOC117141144 gene encoding drosomycin — MQIKFLIVLSAVLMLIFLGAEESHADCLSGRYRGSCAVWHRKKCRDICQREGRTSGHCSPSLKCWCEGC, encoded by the coding sequence atgcaaatcaaGTTCCTAATTGTCTTGTCCGCTGTCTTGATGCTGATTTTCCTGGGAGCGGAAGAATCACACGCCGACTGCCTTTCCGGAAGATATAGGGGTTCCTGTGCTGTGTGGCACAGGAAGAAGTGCAGAGATATCTGCCAGAGAGAAGGACGAACCAGTGGACACTGCAGCCCCAGTCTAAAATGCTGGTGCGAAGGATGCTGA
- the LOC117141143 gene encoding osteopetrosis-associated transmembrane protein 1 — protein MRRYIAFLGLILTLSGQFNLLLALKKHGCEKLLDELGDAQSKFIYCATTKSVPVNLCEGCVDLYHNLTKDYENLIANDTCAKRYLNSDRINIVANTQGILTSLWQKANCENCFRDNYLIVYNVTSTQLQDCLQSASTDLVCFKCKNDYVKLNDFYLSMEKKVGGSVCFDLQDNMNRTRLNWSKTLKCCQREMKLTNFLIAVGVVVLLPIFTFYITAIVVTRRREANHGLLNEQEPELDAPSTSTLITAAVLSTSVEDPVAISARTEKIASVFSEAGTHLLDESNDEETPRIKKVAHTHLLDVSSDEEAPRGKKVAHSPESDYSSDDEPLEKPKRS, from the exons ATGCGGAGGTACATTGCATTCTTGGGGCTTATCCTAACCCTAAGTGGACAGTTTAACCTTCTGCTGGCCCTGAAGAAACATGGCTGCGAGAAATTGCTCGATGAACTTGGCGATGCACAGAGCAAGTTCATCTACTGCGCCACAACGAAATCAGTGCCCGTGAATTTGTGTGAGGGCTGCGTCGATCTCTACCACAATCTCACCAAGGATTACGAAAACCTAATTGCGAATGACACCTGTGCCAAGCGTTATTTGAACTCGGACAGGATAAATATAGTGGCTAACACCCAAGGAATCCTCACTAGCCTGTGGCAAAAGGCCAACTGCGAAA ATTGCTTCAGGGATAATTATTTGATTGTATACAACGTTACCTCAACACAGTTGCAAGATTGCTTGCAATCTGCTAGTACGGATTTAGTTTGCTTCAAGTGCAAAAACGATTACGTGAAGCTAAATGATTTCTACCTTAGCATGGAAAAGAAAGTCGGTGGAAGTGTGTGCTTCGATCTGCAGGACAAT ATGAACCGCACTCGTCTGAATTGGTCGAAAACGCTGAAATGCTGTCAACGGGAGATGAAGCTGACCAACTTCCTCATCGCCGTTGGGGTAGTTGTCCTGCTGCCCATTTTCACATTCTATATCACGGCAATTGTAGTGACCAGGCGGCGGGAGGCCAATCATGGCTTACTCAATGAGCAGG AGCCTGAACTGGACGCGCCCTCCACGTCGACGCTTATCACGGCTGCTGTGCTGTCCACTTCAGTAGAAGATCCTGTTGCAATCTCCGCCCGAACAGAAAAGATCGCCAGTGTATTCAGCGAAGCTGGAACTCACCTGTTGGACGAGTCCAATGATGAAGAAACTCCTCGTATTAAAAAGGTTGCTCACACTCACCTGTTGGACGTGTCCAGTGATGAAGAAGCTCCTAGAGGGAAAAAGGTTGCTCACAGTCCCGAGTCCGACTACTCCAGTGACGATGAGCCTCTTGAAAAGCCCAAACGATCGTAA
- the LOC117140338 gene encoding drosomycin has translation MMQIKFLFTFLALLLLVVLGAKEADADCLSGRYRGPCAVWDNETCRRVCREEGGGRVSGHCSARLQCWCEGC, from the coding sequence ATGATGCAGATCAAGTTCCTGTTCACCTTCCTTGCCCTTTTGTTGCTGGTCGTCCTGGGCGCCAAGGAAGCCGATGCCGACTGCCTGTCCGGAAGGTACAGAGGTCCCTGTGCCGTCTGGGACAACGAGACCTGCAGGCGAGTCTGCAGGGAGGAGGGAGGAGGACGAGTGAGTGGTCACTGCAGTGCCAGGCTGCAATGCTGGTGCGAAGGATGCTAA